From Calothrix sp. PCC 6303, a single genomic window includes:
- a CDS encoding hybrid sensor histidine kinase/response regulator: MKISPPFSKPTLPVKFGMNSIGIRLFLAVMTGAMVSLGGLGGLFYGELKTTRISQLHAETDIEARELDAALIKSEAYLKSLAAATTFVHLRGVRSPEKYEQLVQSFMAARPKLITGFGIMQLPYGLVDRQWFGPYIEETMPNRGTKLSADSRFSLVELWQTDKYPELQYYQDAVKVNDYFWSKPYLNPVYPIPLMTFSGPILDQNGRTIAIMNGDINLKDLEQSHDRSKLADSLGYSALIAQGGEILSYSLDPSLASKLAHVRSLPAINSVWGEIQSQLAQGQTKGFLEVNSTYFVYQQIPSSGWIEIHSIPVHAVVMPALQGALGATLMAAIFLAVTILLFMRSLNQRLQPILDACNETSIEPSEYQPAKDEIDHLSNVFFSMLKQQQQLVDQLQITNTELIESQQLKNNFLANMSHELRTPLNAILGMTEGLTEQVFGNVNDRQLKALATIERSGSHLLELINDILDVAKIESGHIELDFTPTSTTSLCQASLTFIKQQAHTKQITLETKFPPNLPDLMGDERRIRQVIINLLNNAVKFTPAGGRITLEVKNTRPSFLKISITDTGIGISPANIKKLFQPFIQIDSSLNRQYDGTGLGLALVKRIVELHGGSVGLTSEVGVGSCFSVELPCVDATAQVLQLQLESTTSADTLESGVCAVTSPLILLAEDNSANISTISSYLKAKGYRLVVANNGQEAIDLVQSARPDLVLMDIQMPGMDGFEAMQEIRSHPQFADLPIIALTALAMTGDREKCIAAGANDYISKPIKLKNLAQSIQIVLADRSANSLN; encoded by the coding sequence ATGAAGATCTCCCCCCCTTTCAGCAAGCCAACCCTACCAGTCAAGTTCGGGATGAATTCGATTGGCATTCGACTATTTTTAGCCGTAATGACCGGCGCGATGGTCAGCTTGGGTGGGCTGGGCGGATTGTTTTATGGGGAATTGAAAACCACTCGAATATCACAATTGCACGCTGAGACAGATATAGAAGCTAGAGAGTTGGATGCCGCCTTGATCAAAAGTGAAGCTTATTTAAAGAGTCTTGCTGCCGCCACAACCTTCGTACATCTCCGTGGAGTGAGATCGCCTGAAAAATATGAACAGTTAGTGCAATCGTTCATGGCAGCTCGCCCCAAATTAATTACTGGATTTGGCATCATGCAACTTCCCTATGGCTTGGTCGATCGGCAGTGGTTTGGTCCTTATATAGAAGAAACCATGCCAAATCGCGGCACGAAACTCTCTGCTGATAGTCGATTCAGTCTTGTTGAACTCTGGCAGACAGATAAGTATCCTGAATTGCAATACTATCAGGACGCAGTTAAGGTCAATGATTACTTCTGGTCGAAACCTTATCTCAATCCTGTATATCCGATTCCCTTAATGACCTTTTCTGGACCAATTCTCGATCAAAATGGTCGAACAATCGCCATTATGAATGGTGATATTAATCTCAAGGATTTAGAGCAATCTCACGATAGATCAAAACTAGCCGATAGCCTGGGTTACTCTGCACTGATCGCCCAAGGCGGAGAAATCTTGAGTTATTCTCTCGATCCCAGTCTTGCTAGCAAACTTGCTCATGTGCGATCGCTTCCGGCTATCAACTCTGTGTGGGGTGAAATTCAAAGCCAACTGGCTCAGGGTCAAACCAAAGGTTTTCTGGAAGTTAATAGTACATATTTCGTGTATCAACAAATACCCAGTAGCGGATGGATTGAGATCCACTCCATCCCTGTTCATGCGGTTGTTATGCCAGCTTTGCAAGGAGCACTAGGTGCAACTCTAATGGCTGCGATCTTTTTAGCTGTGACGATTTTGCTGTTTATGCGGAGCCTCAATCAACGGTTACAACCGATTTTGGATGCTTGTAATGAGACATCGATCGAGCCAAGTGAATACCAACCAGCTAAAGATGAAATTGATCATTTATCCAATGTTTTTTTTAGTATGCTCAAACAGCAACAGCAGCTTGTCGATCAACTCCAAATTACTAATACAGAACTCATCGAGTCTCAGCAGTTGAAAAATAATTTCCTGGCTAACATGAGTCATGAGTTGCGTACCCCCCTCAATGCCATCCTGGGGATGACGGAAGGGTTGACAGAACAGGTGTTTGGTAATGTAAACGACCGTCAACTCAAAGCCTTAGCCACCATCGAGCGCAGTGGTTCCCATCTACTCGAACTAATTAACGATATTCTGGATGTTGCCAAAATCGAATCTGGTCACATTGAGCTAGATTTTACACCCACATCCACCACCTCCCTCTGCCAAGCTAGTCTGACCTTTATCAAGCAACAAGCCCATACCAAACAGATTACCCTTGAAACCAAATTCCCCCCAAATCTGCCAGATTTGATGGGAGACGAACGCCGGATTCGCCAGGTCATAATCAACCTTTTGAATAATGCGGTCAAGTTTACCCCAGCGGGTGGAAGGATTACCCTAGAAGTAAAAAATACTCGACCAAGTTTCTTGAAAATTAGTATTACCGACACGGGAATTGGTATTTCACCCGCAAACATCAAAAAACTCTTTCAACCCTTCATCCAAATCGATAGTTCCCTCAATCGTCAATATGACGGTACGGGGTTAGGACTAGCTTTGGTCAAGCGAATCGTCGAACTCCACGGCGGTAGCGTCGGCTTGACTAGTGAGGTGGGTGTAGGTAGTTGTTTCTCGGTGGAGCTACCCTGTGTTGATGCAACAGCACAAGTGTTGCAATTGCAACTGGAGTCTACAACTTCAGCAGACACCCTCGAATCAGGGGTTTGCGCCGTTACCTCGCCCCTGATACTGTTAGCTGAAGACAATAGCGCAAACATTAGCACAATTTCCAGCTATTTAAAAGCCAAGGGTTATCGACTGGTGGTCGCAAATAATGGGCAAGAAGCGATTGATCTGGTTCAATCTGCGCGTCCCGATTTGGTGTTGATGGATATCCAAATGCCGGGGATGGATGGATTTGAAGCGATGCAAGAAATTCGTAGCCATCCGCAGTTTGCCGATTTACCGATTATTGCTCTGACTGCCCTGGCTATGACTGGCGATCGGGAAAAATGTATCGCTGCTGGTGCTAATGATTATATTAGCAAACCGATTAAGCTCAAAAACTTAGCACAGTCGATTCAAATAGTGTTAGCAGATCGATCTGCGAATTCCCTAAACTAA
- a CDS encoding AAA family ATPase, translating into MKLPQIKGYTILTQISVSDRAAVYRAVRHGDRRSVIIKVLRSTQPSQNELIQLCNQYTISLHLPIPGIPAPLGLEPFYNSYAFVMEDCGSISLKEYLKTHSLSLTQILNIAIQLAHILHDLAHHRIIHKDIKPANILIHPTTHHVKLIDFGIASRLPKETAQIVTINQLEGTLAYIAPEQTGRMNRGVDYRADFYSLGVTLYELLTHQLPFPSDDPIKLVYCHLAQQPTAISQLCPNLPLVLSDIVSKLMAKNAEDRYQTALGLKYDLELCLSQWQQGEQIDRFAIATQDLSDQFSIPEKLYGREAEVQTLLNTFERVAQGNSELLLVSGFSGVGKTAVINEVHKPITKQQGFFISGKFDQFNRNIPFAAFVQAFRQLMGNLLTSSDAQLQIWKSKILAALGDNAQVMIEVIPELQSIIGIQPPAPELTGDAAQNRFNLLFPKFVRLFAQPEHPLVIFLDDLQWADLTSLKLMQLLIAGESSSSYLLMIGAYRNNEVSPNHPLMLTIEQAIASRTTVSQIEIPALTQTNINRLVADTLLCTTALALPLTELVYRHTNGNPFFTTQLLKRLHQDGAISLDRPANCWLFDPLQVSIDALTDDVLNLMVQQLARLPKSTQELLQLAACIGNKFDLQTLTIVGEQKSDLVAKNLLPALQEGLILPIGETAKLFSSSESMPLDDALTISYKFLHDRVQQAAYSLITEDEKQSIHHSIGLLLFRNTLPEEREARLFEIVNHLNIGSDRIAHPQERKQLAELNLTAGRKAKTATAYESAIAYFTMGIELTPAPGWEQHYPLMLALHQEIVEASYLNANFEQVEQLARPVLQQAKTLLDTIKVRQTQIAVAKAQGQFLAAIQIGLKVLNNLGIEFPSQPTQADIDQAFGQTRLLWNHTAPIGLLDLPLMSDPRLLATMEILTSLSPAAYIAAPVLMPLLMFKQVELSIQFGNCPVSIHSYHDYGLILCGIIGDIDNGYNFGELSLSLLEKFQLPAAKCRSWCVVHYFIKHWKKSLCEILPRLQEASLSGLDSGDLETAHMSTYFYCQYAYFVGQELNKLSQTMDAHLRTMFKVRHTGFISAHQIAQQTTLNLLGQCNPPYILSGQVFNSEISVPQLKSINQRAALFQVYFNQMVLYYLFGKAPEAAESSAQAVEYLDGVVASFSVPIYFWFDALVQLAEYETASLSRQQDILIHVQQLQDKLNYWATMAPTNHQHRCELVVAEQNRVLGNKIDAMEAYDRSILCAKTNGFIQDEALANELAAKFYLEWNKPKIATVYMQEAYNCYQQWGAKAKTDDLEQCYSDSLNLDIRQSLQLDINQVTNIDDIDRLIITSNSNSSTGNPEVDLAAILQASQSLSRTMELQDILQQLTQIILHNSGADYCVLMLPNNDGNWYLEAIAIPEATTVCQVPLAENDQIPLRLIQYVKNSHMAVVIDDLDTDLPVIDEYLQHHHPKSLLCLPLLNQGKLTGIFYLHNQLTSRVFTPDRLQVLNSICTQAAISLKNVYLYQTLRQSENKFRELVENISDLIYSITPEGNFSYLSPQFYDLFGYEVDLFLHQSLGVLIHPEDLPHIISANQQLFNTGEKQTGLEFRMKHQAGYWVWVTCNNAPMFDPLGNIIGFYGILRDISDRKQAELQLQQTNEELIRATRLKDEFLANMSHELRTPLNAILGMTEALTEEVFGAVNERQLKSLETIEGSASHLLEVISDILDVAKIESGHLELKCAPTSVNHICQSSITFIKQQAHIKRITIETKFPPNLPDWMGDERRIRQAMINLLNNAVKFTPEGGRITLEVKNSEPGFLQVSITDTGIGISPQNIKKLFQPFIQIDSSLNRQYDGTGLGLALVKRIVELHGGSVGLTSEVGVGSCFSFKLPCVDATAQSLSLESTTLAETLESEAPAVTSPLVLLAEDNEANISTIYSYLEAKGYRIVVANNGQEAIDLVQSARPDLVLMDIQMPGMDGLEAMQEIRRNPQFADLPIIALTALAMTGDREKCIAAGANDYISKPIKLKNLAQTIQAALVD; encoded by the coding sequence ATGAAATTACCGCAGATCAAAGGCTACACCATACTAACCCAAATCTCTGTAAGCGATCGCGCCGCAGTCTATCGGGCTGTGCGGCATGGAGATCGGCGGTCTGTAATCATCAAGGTATTGAGATCGACGCAGCCTAGTCAAAATGAATTAATCCAGCTTTGTAATCAATATACGATTTCCCTCCATTTGCCGATTCCTGGCATCCCAGCACCATTAGGGTTGGAACCTTTTTATAATAGTTATGCTTTTGTCATGGAAGATTGTGGCAGTATTTCCCTCAAAGAGTATCTTAAAACCCATTCTCTTTCTTTGACGCAGATTCTCAATATTGCCATCCAACTGGCTCACATCCTCCACGATCTAGCGCATCATCGGATCATCCATAAGGATATTAAGCCGGCTAATATTTTAATTCATCCCACAACGCATCACGTCAAACTGATTGACTTTGGGATTGCTTCCCGATTACCCAAAGAAACAGCCCAGATCGTCACAATAAATCAGCTAGAAGGGACTCTAGCTTATATTGCCCCCGAACAAACCGGACGGATGAATCGGGGTGTTGATTATCGTGCCGATTTCTACTCCTTGGGGGTAACGCTATATGAATTGCTGACCCACCAATTACCGTTCCCATCTGATGACCCGATAAAATTGGTATATTGTCATTTAGCACAACAACCAACCGCTATTAGCCAGCTTTGTCCTAACTTGCCACTGGTATTATCAGATATTGTCAGCAAATTGATGGCAAAAAATGCCGAAGATCGTTACCAAACTGCTTTAGGACTCAAGTACGATCTGGAACTGTGTTTGAGTCAGTGGCAACAAGGCGAACAGATCGATCGATTTGCGATCGCCACCCAAGATCTGAGCGATCAATTTTCCATCCCCGAAAAACTTTACGGTAGAGAGGCTGAAGTTCAAACCCTACTCAATACTTTTGAGCGAGTTGCCCAGGGTAACTCCGAACTGTTGTTGGTGTCTGGATTTTCCGGTGTTGGTAAAACTGCTGTTATTAATGAAGTTCATAAACCGATTACCAAGCAGCAGGGTTTTTTCATTAGCGGTAAATTTGACCAATTCAATCGTAATATTCCCTTTGCGGCATTTGTGCAAGCCTTTCGTCAGTTGATGGGCAATTTACTGACTTCATCTGATGCCCAACTTCAGATCTGGAAAAGCAAAATTTTGGCAGCTTTGGGAGACAATGCCCAAGTGATGATTGAAGTCATTCCCGAACTGCAATCAATCATCGGGATTCAGCCACCCGCACCAGAACTAACCGGGGATGCAGCCCAAAATCGGTTTAATTTATTGTTTCCCAAATTTGTGCGGTTGTTCGCTCAACCGGAACATCCGTTAGTGATCTTTTTAGATGACTTACAGTGGGCAGATTTGACATCACTGAAATTGATGCAGTTACTCATCGCTGGAGAATCTTCAAGTAGTTATTTATTGATGATCGGGGCTTACCGTAATAATGAAGTCTCCCCCAACCACCCATTGATGTTGACAATCGAGCAGGCGATCGCGTCAAGGACAACGGTAAGTCAGATCGAAATCCCTGCACTGACACAAACTAACATCAATCGACTAGTTGCCGATACATTACTATGCACGACAGCTTTGGCACTACCGTTGACAGAGTTGGTATATCGTCATACCAACGGTAATCCTTTTTTTACGACCCAGTTGCTCAAACGACTGCACCAAGATGGGGCAATTTCACTCGATCGACCAGCAAACTGTTGGCTTTTTGATCCACTCCAGGTGTCGATCGACGCTCTCACTGATGATGTGCTAAATCTGATGGTTCAGCAGTTAGCTCGACTCCCTAAATCCACCCAAGAACTATTGCAATTAGCCGCCTGTATTGGCAATAAATTCGACCTTCAAACGTTGACCATCGTTGGCGAACAAAAGTCAGATTTAGTGGCGAAAAATCTTCTCCCAGCATTACAAGAAGGGCTAATTTTACCGATTGGTGAAACCGCTAAATTATTCTCATCCAGTGAATCAATGCCACTTGATGACGCTCTAACTATATCCTATAAATTTTTGCACGATCGCGTGCAACAAGCAGCTTATTCACTAATCACAGAAGACGAAAAACAATCTATTCATCACTCAATTGGGCTATTATTGTTCCGCAATACTTTACCAGAGGAACGAGAAGCAAGATTATTTGAGATTGTCAATCATTTGAATATTGGTAGCGATCGGATCGCACATCCCCAAGAGCGGAAACAATTGGCAGAATTAAATCTAACCGCAGGACGTAAAGCCAAAACAGCAACCGCTTATGAATCGGCGATCGCCTATTTTACAATGGGGATAGAATTGACTCCCGCACCTGGATGGGAGCAACATTACCCGCTCATGCTAGCACTTCATCAAGAAATTGTGGAGGCAAGTTATCTCAATGCTAACTTTGAGCAAGTGGAGCAGTTGGCACGCCCAGTGCTGCAACAAGCCAAAACCTTACTCGATACAATTAAAGTTCGGCAAACCCAAATTGCGGTAGCCAAAGCCCAAGGTCAATTTTTGGCAGCAATTCAGATTGGCTTAAAAGTATTAAATAATCTAGGAATTGAATTTCCATCACAACCAACGCAGGCGGATATCGATCAAGCATTTGGGCAGACGCGCTTACTGTGGAATCACACTGCGCCGATCGGGTTATTGGATTTGCCATTGATGAGCGATCCGAGGCTACTCGCTACAATGGAAATCCTGACATCCTTGTCTCCGGCTGCTTATATAGCAGCACCTGTCTTAATGCCACTACTGATGTTTAAACAAGTTGAATTATCGATTCAATTTGGAAATTGTCCTGTCTCTATTCATTCATACCATGACTACGGCTTAATTTTGTGCGGCATCATCGGCGATATTGACAATGGTTATAATTTTGGTGAACTATCATTAAGCCTGCTAGAAAAATTTCAACTACCAGCCGCCAAATGTCGAAGTTGGTGTGTCGTTCACTACTTCATTAAACATTGGAAAAAATCTCTCTGTGAGATTCTTCCGCGCTTGCAAGAAGCGAGTCTCAGTGGTCTAGACTCTGGGGATTTAGAAACAGCCCATATGAGTACATATTTTTATTGTCAATATGCTTATTTTGTAGGGCAAGAATTAAACAAACTCAGTCAAACGATGGATGCCCATCTGAGAACAATGTTTAAAGTCCGGCACACAGGGTTTATATCTGCTCATCAGATTGCCCAACAAACTACGCTTAACTTACTAGGGCAATGCAACCCTCCTTATATCCTATCAGGACAAGTCTTTAACTCAGAAATATCTGTTCCACAATTAAAATCTATTAATCAACGCGCCGCATTATTTCAGGTTTATTTCAACCAAATGGTTCTCTATTATCTATTTGGTAAAGCTCCAGAAGCTGCCGAATCGTCTGCTCAAGCGGTTGAATATTTAGATGGGGTTGTGGCATCATTTTCTGTTCCTATCTACTTTTGGTTTGATGCGTTGGTTCAACTAGCCGAGTATGAGACGGCTTCACTATCACGCCAGCAAGATATTCTAATACATGTGCAACAGCTTCAGGATAAACTAAACTATTGGGCAACAATGGCTCCAACTAATCATCAGCATCGATGTGAATTAGTGGTAGCAGAACAAAATCGGGTACTCGGAAACAAAATTGATGCGATGGAAGCTTACGATCGATCGATCCTTTGTGCCAAAACCAATGGTTTTATTCAGGATGAAGCTTTGGCTAATGAACTAGCTGCCAAATTTTATTTGGAATGGAATAAACCAAAAATTGCCACTGTTTATATGCAGGAAGCCTATAATTGCTATCAGCAGTGGGGCGCGAAAGCCAAAACCGATGACTTGGAACAGTGTTACTCAGATTCATTGAATTTAGATATAAGACAATCGCTCCAATTAGATATAAATCAAGTCACAAATATTGACGATATCGATCGGCTAATTATAACGAGTAATTCTAATAGTTCTACTGGTAATCCAGAAGTAGATTTGGCGGCAATTCTTCAAGCTTCCCAAAGTTTATCAAGAACAATGGAACTCCAAGATATTTTGCAGCAATTGACCCAAATTATTTTACATAATTCTGGCGCAGATTATTGTGTCCTGATGCTTCCCAATAACGATGGCAACTGGTATTTAGAAGCGATCGCAATTCCTGAAGCCACTACAGTTTGTCAAGTTCCTTTGGCAGAAAACGACCAGATTCCGCTCAGGTTAATTCAGTATGTCAAAAATAGTCACATGGCGGTGGTGATCGACGATCTCGATACTGATTTACCTGTGATTGATGAATATCTTCAGCACCACCACCCTAAGAGTCTTCTCTGTTTACCATTACTCAACCAAGGTAAACTGACGGGGATTTTCTATTTACACAATCAATTAACTAGTAGGGTGTTTACACCAGATCGGCTCCAAGTCCTCAATTCCATCTGTACCCAAGCAGCTATTTCTCTCAAAAATGTGTATTTATACCAAACATTACGACAAAGCGAAAATAAGTTTCGGGAATTGGTGGAAAATATCAGCGATTTGATTTACTCGATTACACCTGAAGGGAACTTTAGTTATCTCTCTCCTCAGTTCTACGATTTATTTGGTTATGAAGTTGATTTATTTCTCCATCAATCTTTGGGAGTACTGATCCATCCTGAAGATCTGCCCCACATCATCTCTGCTAATCAGCAGTTATTCAACACAGGTGAAAAGCAAACAGGACTAGAATTTAGGATGAAACATCAAGCGGGTTACTGGGTATGGGTGACATGCAACAATGCCCCGATGTTTGATCCTTTAGGCAATATTATTGGGTTTTATGGCATTCTTCGTGATATCAGCGATCGCAAACAAGCTGAATTGCAACTCCAGCAAACCAACGAAGAACTTATCCGTGCCACCCGCCTCAAGGATGAATTTTTAGCCAACATGAGTCACGAACTCCGTACCCCGCTCAATGCCATCCTGGGCATGACTGAGGCATTAACCGAAGAGGTGTTTGGTGCTGTCAATGAGCGTCAACTCAAATCGCTAGAGACGATCGAGGGCAGTGCTTCCCATCTGCTGGAAGTGATTAGCGATATTCTCGATGTCGCCAAAATTGAATCCGGACATCTTGAGCTTAAGTGTGCGCCTACTTCTGTTAACCACATCTGCCAATCTAGTATAACTTTTATTAAGCAGCAAGCTCACATCAAACGGATTACCATTGAAACCAAATTCCCACCAAATCTCCCAGATTGGATGGGAGACGAACGGCGTATTCGCCAGGCGATGATCAACCTCCTCAATAATGCTGTCAAGTTTACCCCAGAGGGTGGAAGGATTACCCTAGAGGTGAAGAATTCAGAACCGGGTTTCTTACAAGTTAGCATTACCGATACCGGAATTGGCATTTCACCGCAAAATATCAAAAAACTATTTCAACCCTTTATTCAAATCGATAGTTCCCTCAATCGTCAATATGACGGTACGGGGTTGGGACTAGCTTTGGTCAAGCGAATCGTTGAACTCCACGGCGGTAGCGTAGGCTTGACTAGTGAGGTGGGTGTAGGTAGTTGTTTCTCCTTCAAGTTACCCTGTGTTGATGCAACAGCACAGAGCTTGTCACTGGAGTCCACAACTTTAGCAGAAACCCTCGAATCAGAAGCCCCTGCCGTTACCTCACCCCTGGTTCTATTAGCCGAGGACAATGAGGCTAATATTAGTACAATTTATAGTTATCTAGAAGCCAAGGGTTATCGAATAGTGGTCGCAAATAATGGGCAAGAAGCGATTGATCTAGTTCAATCTGCGCGTCCCGATTTGGTGTTAATGGATATCCAAATGCCGGGGATGGATGGGTTGGAGGCGATGCAAGAAATTCGTCGCAATCCGCAGTTTGCCGATTTACCGATTATTGCTTTGACTGCCCTGGCTATGACTGGCGATCGGGAAAAATGTATCGCTGCTGGTGCTAATGATTATATTAGTAAGCCGATTAAGCTCAAAAACTTAGCCCAGACAATTCAAGCGGCGTTAGTCGATTGA